CAAAAACAAGTGCGCCACAAAAAAGAGGTGTTTGTACTTCTGTAAAAACTGTAACTCCTAAAAAGCCTAACTCAGCTCTTAGAAAAGTTGCCAGAGTAAGACTTACTAATGGTATAGAGGTTACTGCATATATACCAGGTATAGGTCACAACTTACAAGAGCATAGTGTTGTACTTATAAGAGGTGGTAGAGTTAAAGACTTACCGGGTGTTAGATATCATATAGTAAGAGGTACTCTTGATACTGCTGGAACAGAAAATAGAAACCAATCAAGATCTAAGTATGGTACTAAGAAGCCTAAGAAGAAGAAATAAAGTCAATGCCTGTTATGATTAAAACAACCTCCTCCTCTTTGTAGGAGGGGTTTTATATAGTAAATGTGAATTAGCGCACAAGCGGCAATTTAGTTGTCGAGTACCGATGAATGAAAAAATTTTTGGGAGGGAAGAAAAGTGCCAAGAAAAGGTAATGTACCAAAAAGAGAAGTGTTACCTGATCCAATGTATGGATCTAAAGTGGTAACTAAGTTAATTAATAGCGTTATGTTAGATGGTAAAAAAGGTACTGCTCAAAGAATAGTATATGATGCATTTGAAGTAGTAAAAGAGAAAACTGGAAAAGAACCACTAGAAGT
Above is a genomic segment from Maledivibacter sp. containing:
- the rpsL gene encoding 30S ribosomal protein S12; translated protein: MPTINQLVRKSRQQSEKKSTAPALQRGFNSLKRMPTKTSAPQKRGVCTSVKTVTPKKPNSALRKVARVRLTNGIEVTAYIPGIGHNLQEHSVVLIRGGRVKDLPGVRYHIVRGTLDTAGTENRNQSRSKYGTKKPKKKK